The sequence below is a genomic window from Acidobacteriota bacterium.
AAGGAACGTAAGAGAGGAATCAAACGAACGCGTATTACCGCGAGCGTGTTTGCCTTTCTATTCCTTGTGTCGTTGGTTGCTCTCATCTTCGCCATTCAACAGAGCGCAACTGCCAAGCAACAGACTGTAAGAGCGAATGACCTTCTGGAGTTAGTAACGCTGAACGCCGAGGAGGCTAAGAACAATGCGGTAAAGGAAGCACAGGCACGCCTCGCTAGGGAACAAGCGGAGCAGGAGCAGATGGTCGCCCGAAGGCAGGGTCAGGAGGCCAGACGTCTGCAACTCATTGCCGATGATCAGCGACGGGAAGCAATAAAACAAAAGGGCATTGCCATGCAATTCGCAAAAGAGGCCATGAGCTTGATGGGCAACGCACAGCAGTCCGAGTCAAATACCCTAGCGGCTTTGAAGCAACTAACAGAACAAAAGCTAAAGACCGAAGCCGCCCTAAAACAGAAAAGCGACTTAGTAGTGGCTCTGGAAAAGGAGAAGGTCGCCGCCGAACAAGCCAGGCTCGCTGCTGATAGAGCCAGGGACACCGCTGAGCAGGCATTGGCCGATCTTAAGAATGAGCAGCAAAAGTCCGCCTCCATAGCCGCGGAACAGAAGACGCTGCTGACGTCGATCGAAGACGCATCATCGGCTCCCGCAACCAGCACTGGGAAGCTGAGACTGCGATTGAAAAATGCCTACGGCGAATTCCTGAATGAGCAAGTTGAGATATCCTTGCGAAACCAGTCGGGCTCGGGCGTAAGTGCTTTTCGAAACCTGGACGCATCCAAAGCCATCCTGATCAGTGATCTTGTGGCCGCTGCTCCAAAGGGAATCTACCAGATCAACATAGCCTCTCCCTCGTATCTGCCGGTGACTCGATTCGTGAGTGTGAAGCCAAACGGAATCTCGGAAACCACGATCACTCTTGCCCTTGACCCTACCAAGGTTGGTAAGGTTGAATTCCCCAAATACGAGGACTTGCCAGCCGAAGCTCAAACCCTACTGAAGGTGAGCAAGAATGTTGATGGCAACGAAGGCAAAATGGGAGAGGGCCTCTATGAATCGCTGGACGACGTTCGGCGAGCAGGACTGTTAAACCTCATCGCAAAGTGTAAGGCCATCAGTCTTGAAGGCCCGAAATCTGTTCTTTCATACCTTCGGGAGCTAAGGGAAATTCGCGGAGATCGAATCTTCGCAGTGGTTGACCAGGATCTTCGCGGCTTAGTCAAGAGCAGTCAGATCACTGAGTTCATTCAAGTTTCGCAGAGTCTGTTTAAGCCGTCTCCTGGCTACTTCACGGACGCGGGCAGTTTTAAGACTCAAGACCAATACGCGAAGCTGCAGTTGACTTTCTTTACGAACGAGAAAACCTGGCTTGCGGACCTCAGTATCGATAGCGGCGGAGGCTTGGCGCAGGTTTTTCTCGTATCGAGGGACAAGCTGACGGGTCGGGGTACTCACCCGTATGAAATCCAGCAACTGCTGATGACTCAAGGTGTCGATCCAGGCTATCGATTGAGGCGTTAACCCCGATCAACAACCTCCGAATACCGCGCAACATCGCCCCTTGCCGCCGGCACGTGGCGAAAGAGATGTGAGCCCTAGCTGAGACGGCTTTTCAGTGCGCGAGCCACGAAGAACCTGGACTTCCAGTTCAACCTGGGAACCTAGCGCTTTTGCGAGTTGTTCGCGGGTTCTTCCTTTTGCTGATGCACGTTGGTCCAAATCGCGTTCTCGCGCGAGATCAACGACTCAACGTGGTCGACAAACATCGCGCGCTTGTCAGCCGCGGTTGCGTAACTGCCAAGCTCTGCTTCGTAGAAATACTTTTCCTGCTTGAGCGTCTCCGCCAGTTGGCGGTAGTTCAACCAGTTCTCCTGAAACTTGAAAGCCTTCAGCGCCGAGGTGCCTATGGCCAGCAATAACGAGAGTCCCGCCGTTGCCCACTTGATGTACTCTGTCTCGAATCTAGAAACAATTAGCACTGGCATCACCGCCGAAACAACAATGACGCTCCACTGAAACCAGTTGTAAATTCTCTTGTTCCATCCGGCCTTACCACCGTAGTAGTTGATCTGGTCGCGGTAGCGCTCTTTTAAGTACTCATCGAACTGCTCGTCGGTCATAACGTTCACCAGTGTGTGGCGGCGTCACTTTGATCAGCCACAGTCCTTTCGAGAATGTCCGGGCAACCTTCAGTTTGTCGTGGACCTGCGAATGCGGCGCATCAACTACTCATCGACGAACTAAAGTTCTTCGCTGGAGTCTGGACCGTTCAGCGAAGCGCTTCATCGCGGAACTCCGTAGGAGTTTGATGTTTGTAGAATGATGTCGGCACACGGGCCAACTCCGTTAGGAGTTGTGTGTGCGATCAGACGACGACGACACCAGCGGACATTTCACCCCTCCGGGGGTGAGGACCTGTCGCCGCCACTACTACAAACATTCAACCCCTACGTGGTTGCTCGACGAACTAAAGTTCGTCATAGATCGCCGCCGCAATTTCATCGTTTCACAAGAAACTCCCAAGCCTTACGACTCCTTGTAGAGGATCAAACATCATTGCAACCCCAGTTATGAAGCCTGAACCGCGTTTCTCTCTTGCGCCGGGGCCTGTCAGATACCGGTTAGATGCCCGTCAGATGCGGCGAACTCTAATCGGCATCGCCCGCTTTGTCAATTGTGCTCCGTCCCACTTTGTTCGCGCCGATTGGCATGAGCACTACTTGCGCGAGACTAACGTTGGACGGTACAATGCGCGCGCGTAGAGGTAACCACCATGCCTGAACAGGCCCGCGATCAGGTCTTCATCAGCTACAGTCACAAAGACAAGACTTGGCTGCAGAAGCTCCACACCACGCTGAAGCCACTCGTGCGGCACGGAGCGGTCAGCGTCTGGGCTGACACGAATATCCAAACTGGCGCAAAGTGGAAGGATGAGATCGAAAAGGCGCTGGCGTCGGCGAAGGTAGCCGTGCTTCTAGTCAGCCAGAATTTTCTCGCCTCGGATTTCATCGTCGAGCAGGAGCTGCCGCCGCTTCTCGCTGCTGCCGAGCAGCAAGGCGCGACCATTATCTGGGTGGCCGTCAGCGCGAGCCTTTACGACGAAACCGACATCGCCAAGTATCAGGCAGCCAACGATCCGACTCGCCCGCTCGATAGCTTGAAGGGCGCTGACTTGAACAAAGAGCTTGTCAGCATCGCCCGCAAGATCAAGGCGGCCGCAAACCCTTAGCCGGCCCGCCGTCCCTTCCTTGCACTCATCATTCCTTAAGCGAGACGGGCAGGCAGGGATGCCTGCGCCTCCAGGAATAATAGTTGACATAGAGATAGTTCATATATAAACTGTCGCGGTGAGAACAACTATGAGACTGCAACAGGAACTCAAGTTAAAACAACCGCTGGCGAGCGTTAATCACGAAGCGCTGCTGAGCCTCGTGCGCACTTCCTCGCTGATGCAAAAGCTATCCGATCGGTTCTTCTCTCAATTTGGCCTGACCGATGTTCAGTTCAACATACTTATGATCCTCAAGGAGCACTCCGGCGAAGGGTTGAGCCAGCAGCAGCTCAGCGAACACCTGATAGTCACCAAATCAAACGTCGTAGGCTTGATAGACAGGCTCGAACGCGCCGACTACGTCAAGCGCGCCTCGCACCGTTCCGACAGGCGCTTCAATCAGATCGTGCTAACCCCCAGGGGTCAGAAGCTGGAAGCCAAAGTCGAGAAGTCGTACTTCAAAGAGGTCGACAAAATGATGAACGCGCTGACCGCATCGGAGAAGCGAGGGGTGATCAAGGCCATGAATACAATTCGCCAATACATCATTACCAATGGAGCGTGACCCCGCAACCACAGCAATCGCGCCGTCATCTATAGCCGCTAGCTGTGCATAGTCGACTCTACGTCCGTCGCGGCTCGCCCATCGCGGCCCGAAATGGAGGCCTCTTATGGCTGAAGATAATTCCTCGCCCGACAAGATCAAGCACCTCGATGATCGCCTGAATTACCTTGAGTTGGTGGCGCGTGACACTGCCGCTCGCCTGTACGAAATCGAGAAGAAGCTTGGCCTCGTCTTTCGCGCAGTGCCGCGCGAGTTCGAGGCAACGACCGAGGTCGATCGCGAAGCTCAGCTTTCTCGCCTGCGCGCCGCCGAAGAGGCGCTCAAACCGAACGCAACACCCAGGCCGCCTGCCACGCGCGTCAATGATCAGACAAAGGGTGAGGCTTCGACGCTTGCGCCGCCAACTTCGACCAAGGACCCGACAGAGAGTCCTCGTCCGCGCGCGGATGCGCCGCCGTCTCGGCCTTCCGACCGGCGCGTAATCGGCGTGCCCGTGCCGCAGGGCCCGCCGCCTGTCATTCCGCGAACGCCCGTTGAGCGGCAGCCTCGCGCGACGATGTCTACGATCTCAGTCAGCAGACCGCGGCAGGGCGAAGACCTTGAAGCTCGCATAGGCGGGAACTGGTTCAACCGCATAGGCGTCCTCGCTATCTTCCTGGGCGTCGCCTTCTTCTTGAAATACGCCGTCGACAATCAATGGATTGGGCCGGCAGGAAGAGTGCTGATTGGCGGGGCGATCGGCATCGCGTTTTTGATAGCTGGGGAACGACTGCGCAAACGATATGCGAGCTACGCCTACGGTCTGACCGGCGGGGGCATCGCCGTGTTGTACGCGTCGATATGGTTCGCGTCGTTCAAGGTTTACGGCCTGCTCGCTCCGCCTGTCGCCTTCGCGTTGATGGCCGCGGTGACCGCAACGGCATCGCTGCTAGCCGCGAGATACAACGCTTTGCCAATCGCGGTGCTTGGACTGATCGGGGGATTCCTGACGCCGATCTTGCTTTCGACCGGCGTCGATAACCAAGCCGCCTTTTTCAGCTACATCGCACTGTTGGACCTCGGAGTGCTGGCGCTTGCCTATTCGAAACAATGGCGCAGCTTGAACTACCTGTCATTCATCGCCACGGTTCTAATGTTCGCCGCATGGATCGACGAGTGGTACCGGCCCGAGAAGCTGTGGACAACAATTCTCTTTCTGACGCTGTTCTTCATTATCTTTGCGTTGCTGGCTGTGCTGTACAACGTAGTGAACCGCCGCGCGACCGGGTGGCTCGATCTGGCGATGGTGTTCTCAAACGCGTTGCTCTACTTTGGAACGAGCTACTTGCTGCTCGATGATAAACACCACAACGATAGGTACCACGACGCGCTCGGTCTGTTTGCTTTGTTGGTGGCCGCGTTTTACCTGGGGCTGGGCTACTTCACCTATCGCCGCGACCGCGAAGACCGGCTGCTGGTATTCACCTTCCTCGGTCTGGGCCTTCTGTTCTCGATCCTCGCAGTGCCGATTCAATTCGATCAGCACTGGGTGACGATGGGCTGGGCAGTCGAAGGCGCGGTGATGACCTGGATCGGGCTGCGGGCAAACGACCGGACGTCGCGCTACGCCGGGCTCGTAGTATTCGTTATCGCCTTATCGCACTGGGTCCTGGTAGACGTACACGACTTTGCGTACGCTGAGCAGCTCGATTTCGTACCGCTGTTGAATCGCCGCGCGCTGTCGTGTGCTGTTCTTGTTGGTGCGCTCGCGGCTGCGGCGCTGTTCTACAAACGATACGGCGACAAGGCCGAGGAGCGGACGAGCTTCGCGGGACTCTTGATCCTGGCCGCGAACGGACTGGCCATCGCGTTGTTGACGATCGACGCGAACGATTTCTTCGAGCAACGGAAGGCGCTCGAATCTGGCCGCGAGGCTGTTAGCTCGCTCGCCAATACCAAGGCGCTGACGTTGACCGCGCTGTGGGCGATCTATGGCCTGGCGACTCTGTTTGTCGGAATAACGCGCAAGCTGAAGCCGCTGCGGTTCCTTGCACTTGTTTTGCTAGCGGGCGCAACCATCAAAGTTCTGGCAGTTGATCTGAGGTACTACGACGCGTCGTGGCACACGCTGATCGTGAATCAGACGTTCGCCGCTTTCGCAATAATAGTCTTCGCGCTCGCTCTTGCCGCTTCGTTCTACGCGCGCCCTCAGTACGCCGATGTCGAAGAGCGAGACGTGGTGCTTCCTCTCCTGATAGGCGCAGCGAACGGGCTTGCGATCGTTGCGTTGAGCGCTGAAGTCATGGGTCATTTCACCAGGATGAGAGCGGAACTTGGCGGTCAGGAAGCCGATCGCATCGAGAACACCAAGCAGTTCGTTCTCTCGGCTCTGTGGACGGTCTACGCGGCGGCGGCGCTGTTGATTGGGATCAAGCGAGGAGCGCGAGCGCTGAGAATAGGCTCGTTGCTGTTGCTTGCCTTCACAGTCGCGAAAGTACTGGTCGTCGATTTGTCTTACTACGATGCGCCGTGGCACACGTTGCTGTTCAATCAGACGTTCGCGACGTTCGCGGTGCTCGTGTACGCACTCGCCTCGAGTGCCAGGTTCTACGCTCATTCGGAGGTTGCTGACGACGACGAGCGCTCCATTCTAGTGCCGGTGCTGGTCGCAAGCGCGAACCTGCTGGCACTGGTCGCGCTCTCTGCCGAAGCGCTGGGTTACTACGCGGCGCAGATGAGCGCGGGCGGGGTGACGTCAGTGGCGCTGAGTGACTTGCGGCTGCCGCAACAGCTCTCGCTTTCGATGGTGTGGGCGATCTACGGCGGCGCGATGCTGACTGTCGGAATCGCGCGTCGTAGCAAGCTGCTTCGAGTGATGGCGCTGTTGCTGCTGGGGCTGACGATCTTCAAGGTGTTTCTGTTTGATCTGTCGTCGCTCGTGAAACTGTACCGGATAATTTCGTTTATCGTGCTGGGCGCGATTCTGCTGGCGGTGTCGTTCCTGTATCAACGCTATCGGCAACGTATGGCGGAGTTGATCGGGGACTCGGAGACACCGGAGCCGATGAGTGCGGAGTGACCAGCAGGGAGCGACGATTGCCGATTGCCGACCTAGCAGCGCACCTCTGAAATCGGCAATCGCAAATCGGCAATCGCAAATCGGCAATCGGAAATCGTCACTCCCTACCCCTATCGCAGGAGTGGGTGGTTGCGCTCAGCCGGTCGCGTGCAGATAATAGCCGCGTGACGGCAGACGAATCCCCACCAGGACGCTCGATACTCACTTTGCGCGCTCAACGCCGTTAGCTGCATACTTCTCGAGGAGGGATAAACCATGAGCACTAATCCATTGATTGAACTGACCAGGCTTGGCCAGTCGGTCTGGAACGACAACATCGAGCGAAAGCTCATCACGTCGGGAGAACTGAAACGACTGATCGACGAAGATGGACTGAGCGGAGTGACTTCGAACCCGGCGATATTCGAGAAGGCCATCGCCGGGTCTGAGCTGTACGCCGATCAGTTACGCGATCTGGCATCCGAGGGCAAGAGCGCCCAGGAGATTTACGAAGCGCTTGCCATCCGCGACATACAGATGGCCGCCGACGTCCTCGCCGGCGTATACGACCAGACTGGCGGCGCCGACGGATTCGTAAGCCTCGAGTGCTCGCCGCTGCTGGCAAACGACACCGACGGGACTGTTGAAGAGGCCCGCCGGCTCTGGCGACTGGTCGATCGCAGAAACGTGATGATCAAGATTCCGGGCACCGAAGCCGGAATCCCAGCCATCGAGCAATGCACCTACGAGGGCATCAATATCAACATCACTCTGCTGTTCTCTCTCCACGCCTACGACCAGACGATGGAAGCTTACATTCGCGGCCTCGAAAGACGCGCCGCCGAGAACAAACCGGTCGATAAGATCTCGTCAGTCGCAAGCTTCTTCGTAAGCCGAATCGATTCGGCGGTAGATAAGGAACTCGAGCGGCGCATAAGCCAGAGCACTGACGAAGAAGAAAACACCAAGCTCCAATCTCTGCTCGGCCGAATCGCAATCGCCAATGCCAAGATCGCTTATCAGCGATACAAGAAAGTGTTTCACGGCGAGCGATTCGCCGCACTGAAACAGCAAGGCGCGCAGGTGCAGCGGCCGCTCTGGGCTTCGACCTCGACCAAGAACCCCGTCTACCCAGATGTCTACTACGTCGAAGCGCTCATCGGCCCCGAGACGGTTGACACCCTTCCGCCGGCGACCATCGTCGCGTTCCGCGACCACGGCCGCGCGCAAGTGACGATAGAAGACAATCTCGACGAGGAACGCGCGCTGCTGGCTCGGCTCGAGAAAGTCGGGATCAGCCTCGATCAGGTGACCGCGCACGTGCTGGCCGACGGCGTCAGGTTGTTCGTCGAGCCGTTCGAAAAGCTGCTCAAGACGATTGAGTCTCGCGCGGCCGAGATCGTTAGTCGTTCGCAAACGAGCGGCGCCGCAACGGACTAAAGTCAGAGATCAGAAGGCAGAAGGCAGAAAGCAGAAGGCAGCCTTCTGCCTTCTGCCTTCTGCCTTCTGACTTCTGACCTCAGGAGACTTCATGCCCGCGTTTTCTAGAGCAGTGAGTGTTGAGATGGACTGGCTCGATCCTTCGAGCTTCGAGATTCGCGGCACTCTCAACGATAACGTCCATTCGCTTGCGGCGCGATTCGTCGTCGGCTTTCCGGACTTTCTCATTCGCGAAGCGACCGGCGATATCACCGCGATGCCTTATCCAGGCTTCTGCCAGGGATCGCTCGCGGCGCTCGGTGGCCTGGTCGGCGAACGAATTGGACGCGGGTTTCGAAAGCGCGCTGGTGAGGTCGTTGGCGGATCATCAAGCTGTAGTCATCTTCATACCCTGGTGACCAACATGGCAGCCTCCGCATTTCAGATGAACTACGTCGCGGCGAAGGAGAAGCCCGAAGCCGCAGCCGCGATGCGTGACGCCCGCGACGACGCGCGGCTTCGCCGCGAGATGGTGCTCGGGTGGATGCCCGGGCTTCGCAACTCGTGCTTTGTCTTTAGCGAAGCAGCCGATCCGCTGTTCCAACTCACGATCGAAAAGAAAGACGATGGCTCAACCTTAAACCTCAACGAGGAGTGATCGCGATGGGAAAATACTTTGAGGACTTCGAAGTCGGTGAAGAATCGACAACCGCAGGGCGCACGGTGACCGAAACCGACATCGTGAACTTCGCAGGCATAACCGGAGACTGGAACGAGATACACACCAACAAGGAGCTCGCCGAGCGCGGACCTTTCAAACAGCGCATCGCTCACGGCGCGCTGGTCTTCTCCATCGCAACCGGGCTGTCGGTGCGGATGGGGCAGACGGCCGACACGGTGATCGCGTTTTACGGACTCGACCGCTTGCGCTTCGTAAAGCCCACGTTCATCGGCGACACGATTCGCGTCAAGCAGAAGGTCGAAGGAAAGAGCGAGCGAGATGAACACAGCGGCATCGTCACCATGCTCAACGAAGTCATCAATCACCGTGACGAGGTCGTTGTGAGCTACACGGCGAAGGTTTTACTCAAACGCCGGCGCTAGTTTCGAATTCGCGTTGCGATTGGACCCCCGATCCCAGTTAGTTCATCAAGGCTGTAAACACCGGCGCTAGCCACGCTGCCCGATAGACAGATTCGTTACTACTGATGAAAATCGATGAAGTAGCCCCGCTAAGTTCTCAACCGAAGCGCCCGCCTTCTCACATCCGGCGATTCTTCGCCGAGCTCGGTCCCGGCCTGATCACCGGCGCGGCCGACGACGATCCCTCAGGCATTTCCACCTATTCGGTCACCGGTGCGGCATTCGGATTCGCGCAATTGTGGACGGTGTTCTTCGCGTTCCCGCTGATGATCGCCGTCCAGATCATGTGCGCGCGCCTCGGGCTAGTGTCGGGGCAGGGACTTGCGGGCGTGATCCGGCGACGTTATCCGAAGTGGGTGCTGCTTGGCGCGTGCACGTTGCTCGTGGTCGCCAACACGGTGAACATCGGCGCTGACCTTGGCGGCATGGCTGAAGCGATGGAGATGATGACCGGGCTTCCATCTCTGATATGGCTGCCGGTGTTCGCCGGGTTGATAGTGGTGCTGCTGATATGGTCCAGCTACCGGCACATGGCCCGCGTGTTTAAGTGGCTCACGCTGGTGCTGTTCGCATACGTGGCCGCGGCGTTCATGGCGCACCCGAAATGGAGCGAAGTCCTGCGCGCGACCTTCGTGCCGCACGTCGAATGGACCGCGAGCTACATAGCGACTTTCGTCGCGATACTGGGCACAACCATATCGCCATATCTTTTCTTCTGGCAGGCGGCGCAGGAAGTCGAAGAAGAACGCGCAAGAGGCCGCAAGACTGTGCACGCTCGACGCGGCGCGACCGACGAAGAGTTGCGAGCGGCGCGCACGGATGTGTTAACGGGCATGGTGTTCGCCGGAGTGGCGATGTATTTCATCATTCTGACGACGGGCGCGACTCTGTATGAACAAGGCCACCGCGACATCGAGACCGCCCGCGAGGCCGCTGAAGCTTTGCGTCCACTTGCAGGCAATGCTGCATACTTGCTGTTCACGATTGGGCTGGTCGGAACGGGCATGCTGGGGATTCCGGCGCTCGCCGGATCGGCGGCTTACGCGGTTGCCGAAGCGATGCACTGGCGCGGCTCGCTTAACGATAGGCCTCGCGTAGCAAGAAAGTTCTATGGCGTGCTGGCGGCGGCAGTGGCGCTGGGACTTGCGTTAAACCTCTTGAAGCTCAACGCGGTGAAGATGTTGTTCTATGCGGCGGTGATAAACGGGGTGCTAGCGCCTCCATTGATCGTTTTGGTCACAATGCTCACGAGCGATAAGAAGGTCATGGGCGAGCGAGTCAATCCCTGGCTGTTGAAATGGGCGGGCTGGGTGACCGCTGCAGTAATGGCCGCAGCTACGTTAGCGATGATTGTGGTGTGATGAGTGAAGCGAGCCAGCGGGCTCTTGCGCCGGATTGGCTCTGTCATGCTAAGCTACCGCCCAAGACATTCCCAAGGAGGTCCGCACGATGGATGTCGAGAAGACGATTCAATTCTTGCTTGAACAGCAGGCGAGGTTCGACACTCGTCAAGCTCAGTTCGAGGAGCGCATGGCGCAGATAGAAAGCGTGTTACTCGATGTCGCCACTGCCCAGCAAAATGAGAATGCGATACTCGCGACGTTGACAGAACAACATGTAGAGTTGGCGCAGAGCCACGAGGCGCTGTTCCAGGCGCAGAGAGTCACCGAGCAAAACCTCAGCGCATTGTCCGAGGCGCAGAGAGTCACCGAGCAGAGTCTCAACGCCCTGATCATTACGCTCGAACGTCACATCGCAAACCACAAGTGAAGTCTCGATTGGAGGCGCCGAAGACCAGCATGAAGACCGCGCTTCGCCCATTCAGACCGATCAAGCCAGGCGAGATTCTCCAGGAAGAACTCGACGTTAGAGAATGGAGCGCCGGTCACTTCGCGGACATCACGGGGCGATCCAATGAGGAAATCAATGAGATCATCGAGGGGAAGAAGACCATAACACCCACCTTCGCCGTCGTGTTTTCAGGAGTGCTTGGCACCAGTGCCGAGTATTGGTCCAACCTCGAAGCGACCTACCGGTTAGATTTTGCTCGGCAGGCATAACCGGGATGGCGCTGACAAGAGCGAAGGATGACCCCCACGAGGCGCTGAGAAAGGAGTCCTACACAAATGAATGGTTGGTCACGAGCAGAGAAACTTACATTCTATGCTTTGATTGTTGCAATCATAGGGGTCATGGCTGCTCTGTTTGTTGCGCCAGAGTTCCGGCTGATGATCGGCTTAGACACCCAGAAAGAGAAAGCGGGACAAACTCTCCAGAATACGTCGCAGACTCCACCGCAGCCTGAGAATCAGACCACGTCACATAGTACAACTGCGCCACCTCCATCTAATATTGAAGTTGTGTTAACTGGACGAGAACCAACAGGAGTAAAACTTGGTTATCTTCAGCCGGGGGAAACAGGAACAATTAGATACTTGAGTGGCAAGATTATCAGCAATACCAAAAATGGATTTACGTCTCCGATTTGGGGCGTGCCGCTTGAAGCCACTGATGAATCATGGATACCACTTATGCCCTATGCAAAAGACGGTTTGTGGACCAACGCCGTATTCATAGAAATGGCAGGTAGGCGGATACCATTCCATGAGGGGCATTATGAAATTAAAGTAAGAAATGACACCTCTACACAGCAAGAGGTTCGACTCAATTTCCACGAGGCTATAGGCTTTTACTCTGATAATGATGGTGATGCAAAATTCCTTTTCAGAAATGGGCTTTAAACCAAATGCAGACTTTTTCACCTGGAGGCGGGTCCTAACAACGGGATCGACCGGAGCGCGCGAAGCGAGTCTCTTAACATTACTTTGAGTGCTGCTCTTGAGTGCTGCTCGCGCGCCCGGTCATCCCAACCGAGGACTGCACGATCGTTCCAGTACATCGGTACTCCACCTTCACGGATCCTATTGGATCAACCCCCGCGAGTTCGACTATGTGCAAAGGAGCGCAGGTGCGATGAATCGAATCGACATACAGGCAAGGGAAGAACCCTGCTTCGACCTCGAGGTGACACATCCAGAGCACTTCCTCCGGGCACCCGTTAAGAATGTGAAAGCCAGCGTGGATCGAGTAACAGCCTAGCGCCGCCAATCCAAGTTTCTTCATTGTCGTTTCTAATTCAGGGCCGCTCGTGCCGGCCGAGCGCCTGCCTCTGGCAGAGGATGAACGTTTCATTGATGAAGACCGGCGTGCCAGGCGATCATCACTCAATCTCGCACGCGGCGGCCAGCGCGTCGGCACGACGGCGGAACTCGGCCGCGTCCGGGGAGCCCGCAACCGCGCCGGTAGCGGCATGGAGGTAGACATCTCCGAGCACTCCCAGCGTGCCTGTCGCGGGATAGGCCAGTTCGATGGGCAAGTGCCAAAAGAATGTGTCCGGATCAAAGGTGGCAGTAGTCACATGAACGGCTAGACCGACTTCACGATGCAACCAGCGATTGACAACCGCTATGGCATCCTCAGCGGTTGGGATAGCGAGTTGCGGAGCAGTCATTACTTCCATCTTGATACCTCCTTTCACCCGAGCCAACTTTCAATTGATGAGATTCTACTCTCGGAGATTGCAGCCCGCCACATTCGAGCCAAGAATTGTGGTTGCCCCGCCTTGCTCGTTTCGCCGATGAAGACGTTTGCGTCTAGCGGTGACGATCAGGCCGTCGAGCCGGACCAACCAAGCCTTTGGGCCGTGTGGTTCTCGCTCCTTTGGCGAATGAGCCTGCCGGCTGGCCACTTCTGGCCGCGTCTCTCCTTCGGATATAATCTCGCGGCGTTGAACCGCAGTTGAATACCACGGAGGATACCATGCCAGAAATGACCGGTGCGCAAGCGATGTTTGAGTTCATGGTGCGCGAAGGCGTCCGCTACGTCTTCGGCAATCCAGGCACCACTGAGCTGCCGTTAATGGACCTCTTCGCCGCGCGGGACGAGATCAAGTACATACTCGCGCTGCACGAAGATTCGGCGCTCGGCATAGCCGCCGGTTACGCCGAAGCTACGGGTAAGCCCGCGGTGGTCAACCTGCACACGAATCCGGGTCTGGCTCACGCGTTGGGGAATCTCTACAACGTCTATCGCGCGGGAACTCCGCTCATAGTAACCGCGGGACAACAAGACACTCGATCGATGATCGATGAGCCGCTGTTGTATGCCGACATGCTCGAGCT
It includes:
- a CDS encoding MaoC/PaaZ C-terminal domain-containing protein, producing the protein MGKYFEDFEVGEESTTAGRTVTETDIVNFAGITGDWNEIHTNKELAERGPFKQRIAHGALVFSIATGLSVRMGQTADTVIAFYGLDRLRFVKPTFIGDTIRVKQKVEGKSERDEHSGIVTMLNEVINHRDEVVVSYTAKVLLKRRR
- a CDS encoding divalent metal cation transporter; this encodes MKIDEVAPLSSQPKRPPSHIRRFFAELGPGLITGAADDDPSGISTYSVTGAAFGFAQLWTVFFAFPLMIAVQIMCARLGLVSGQGLAGVIRRRYPKWVLLGACTLLVVANTVNIGADLGGMAEAMEMMTGLPSLIWLPVFAGLIVVLLIWSSYRHMARVFKWLTLVLFAYVAAAFMAHPKWSEVLRATFVPHVEWTASYIATFVAILGTTISPYLFFWQAAQEVEEERARGRKTVHARRGATDEELRAARTDVLTGMVFAGVAMYFIILTTGATLYEQGHRDIETAREAAEALRPLAGNAAYLLFTIGLVGTGMLGIPALAGSAAYAVAEAMHWRGSLNDRPRVARKFYGVLAAAVALGLALNLLKLNAVKMLFYAAVINGVLAPPLIVLVTMLTSDKKVMGERVNPWLLKWAGWVTAAVMAAATLAMIVV
- a CDS encoding transcriptional regulator; amino-acid sequence: MKTALRPFRPIKPGEILQEELDVREWSAGHFADITGRSNEEINEIIEGKKTITPTFAVVFSGVLGTSAEYWSNLEATYRLDFARQA